In a single window of the Platichthys flesus chromosome 5, fPlaFle2.1, whole genome shotgun sequence genome:
- the cenpk gene encoding centromere protein K, with protein sequence MAELRAADHAAAAAELSEAAQAELLELCEEQFSQLEKLQNEIILSEPDYCENLQEQSVNRLIATEAELKQWLAVEPKLLAANSEVLLEAGKEEMLKLSSELEMVASCHEAKTEKLRETKELELKWLEEKKQVLLAASDRAERLQLDKEKISEQSVLQDTKAKIQKMKVYQERLMECLGDVLEKHVPLPQIESNTNKKKKNIELGINENLISLNEILEVLMNKVLSTPHDTYVTIDDTFWPPYIEMLLRYGIAVRHQENHFKIRLETFF encoded by the exons ATG gcTGAGCTGAGGGCAGCTGaccatgcagcagcagcagcagagctgtcAGAGGCTGCTCAGgctgagctgctggagctgtgtGAGGAGCAGTTCTCTCAGCTGGAGAAG CTTCAGAATGAGATCATACTGTCTGAACCAGATTACTGCGAGAACCTACAGGAGCAG TCAGTGAATCGACTGATTGCAACAGAAGCTGAACTGAAGCAGTGGCTGGCAGTGGAGCCCAAAC tGCTGGCAGCGAATTCAGAGGTTTTACTTGAAGCGGGAAAAGAGGAG ATGCTCAAGCTGAGTTCTGAACTTGAGATGGTTGCATCCTGCCACGaagcaaagacagaaaaactgaGAGAAACCAAAGAACT tgaaCTGAAGTggttggaggagaagaaacaggtGCTTTTAGCGGCCAGTGATCGCGCTGAACGACTTCAACTGGACAAGGAGAAAATATCAGAGCAGAG TGTACTGCAGGACACCAAGGCCAAAATCCAGAAAATGAAGGTGTACCAGGAGAGGTTGATGGAGTGTCTGGGGGACGTCCTGGAGAAGCATGTTCCTCTCCCTCAGATTGAATCCAAtacaaacaagaagaagaag aacATTGAACTGGGGATAAATGAAAACTTGATTTCACTTAATGAAATCCTAGAG GTGCTCATGAACAAGGTCCTGAGCACACCACACGACACCTATGTGACCATAGATGACACCTTCTGGCCACCATACATAGAGATGCTCCTCCGCTACGGGATTGCAGTGAGGCACCAGGAGAATCACTTCAAGATCCGCCTGGAGACCTTCTTTTAG
- the lbx1b gene encoding transcription factor LBX1b — MMTSKEVAKCDAVENRRRSPLDHLPPPANSNKPLTPFSIEDILNKPSVKRGYTICGTAHLISSSEKHRPSSIPLSSRALLNQTSPLCALEELASKTFKGLEVSVLQAAEGRDGMTLFGQRTTPKKRRKSRTAFTNHQIYELEKRFLYQKYLSPADRDQIAQQLGLTNAQVITWFQNRRAKLKRDLEEMKADVESAKAVGQVPLEKLAKLADLEKCANGTLGHPRPESPARGGKRDHGLAQKLRTSPLSPFSDHTTSKECSEDEDVEIDVDD, encoded by the exons ATGATGACATCCAAAGAGGTGGCCAAATGTGATGCAGTGGAGAACAGGAGGCGAAGTCCGCTGGACCACTTGCCGCCTCCTGCCAACTCCAACAAGCCGCTCACCCCCTTCAGCATCGAGGACATCCTGAATAAGCCGTCCGTGAAGCGGGGCTACACGATCTGCGGCACGGCGCACCTCATCTCGTCCTCCGAGAAGCACCGTCCGTCCAGCATCCCCCTGTCCAGCCGCGCTCTGCTCAACCAGACCTCCCCGCTCTGCGCGCTGGAGGAGCTGGCCAGCAAGACCTTCAAGGGGCTGGAAGTCAGCGTGCTGCAGGCGGCGGAAG GCCGGGACGGGATGACTCTGTTCGGCCAGAGGACCACCCCGAAGAAGCGTCGGAAGTCCCGGACGGCGTTCACCAATCACCAGATCTACGAGCTGGAGAAGCGCTTCCTGTACCAGAAGTACCTGTCCCCAGCCGACCGGGACCAGATCGCGCAGCAGCTCGGCCTGACAAACGCGCAGGTCATCACGTGGTTTCAGAACCGCAGAGCCAAGCTAAAACGGGACCTTGAAGAGATGAAGGCCGACGTGGAGTCGGCCAAGGCCGTAGGCCAGGTCCCCTTGGAAAAGCTCGCCAAGCTGGCTGACCTGGAGAAATGCGCAAACGGCACGCTGGGCCACCCGCGCCCCGAGTCCCCGGCGCGGGGAGGCAAGCGGGACCACGGGCTTGCCCAGAAACTGCGGACGTCGCCGCTGTCTCCGTTCTCAGACCACACAACGAGTAAAGAGTGCTCAGAGGACGAGGACGTGGAGATTGATGTGGATGACTGA